The following proteins come from a genomic window of Burkholderia sp. PAMC 26561:
- a CDS encoding redoxin domain-containing protein codes for MRNDIVPGARFPDYELTDHTATRRKLSELQGTDPMIVILSRGGFCPKDRRQAEGLIDLHREMEVGYCQLVTVSTDNLTETNEYRSGVGAHWPFLSDAGRIVQKDLDIAEYTDPLHDPMIPHVVVLEPDLIVYKIYSGYWFFGRPTMEELRQDLRVVTKKCRPDWDITTPEMKRAWQEGRKEKFYPYGKTYVQTLREQD; via the coding sequence ATGAGAAACGACATCGTACCTGGAGCTCGTTTTCCTGATTACGAGCTGACCGACCACACAGCGACACGGCGCAAGTTGTCCGAACTTCAAGGAACGGACCCCATGATTGTCATACTTAGCCGTGGAGGCTTCTGCCCTAAGGATCGGCGACAGGCCGAAGGACTTATCGACCTGCACCGCGAAATGGAAGTAGGCTATTGCCAACTTGTCACCGTCAGCACGGATAACCTTACTGAGACAAACGAATACCGTAGTGGGGTGGGCGCGCACTGGCCTTTTCTATCCGACGCGGGCCGTATTGTGCAAAAAGACCTCGACATCGCCGAATACACGGACCCGTTGCACGATCCGATGATCCCGCACGTTGTTGTCCTTGAGCCGGATCTCATCGTCTACAAAATCTACAGCGGGTACTGGTTTTTTGGAAGGCCGACGATGGAGGAATTGCGTCAAGATTTGCGCGTTGTTACCAAGAAATGCAGGCCGGATTGGGACATTACGACACCCGAAATGAAACGCGCGTGGCAGGAAGGCCGCAAGGAAAAGTTCTATCCATACGGCAAGACGTACGTCCAAACGCTTCGCGAGCAGGATTGA
- a CDS encoding iron-containing redox enzyme family protein: protein MSHVMVDWNVQGLNAADESVVAPDHLQTLAKTVYASGALHNDFYDLWTAAPLSVRQIRVFARNYGEFNRAFPEVLAVMICNTRNVDAQTEYAKTLYSEMGNGDVRKVHSVLFDGWLAELGRVMGEGDALSWRNVERDVDVLPETRALIHGEKRIYASDNATGAGAQMALEWQAFTMLRRMYDGATLYKHLWNEEDEFHEACEYFYAHIGATEKEHKIESLQAARQFCTDADSTLRIQNGFLEHLQLFEKFWNAIAREMRAIGRKEQLEGVGDAPERGVGFQNSRTVEALRPRND from the coding sequence ATGTCACACGTCATGGTCGATTGGAATGTGCAGGGTTTGAACGCCGCCGACGAATCCGTTGTCGCCCCCGATCATCTTCAGACGCTCGCTAAAACGGTGTATGCGAGCGGCGCGTTGCATAACGACTTCTACGACTTATGGACCGCCGCACCGCTGAGCGTCCGCCAGATCCGTGTTTTCGCGCGCAATTACGGCGAATTCAACCGCGCGTTCCCGGAAGTGCTCGCAGTCATGATCTGCAACACGCGCAATGTCGACGCGCAGACCGAATATGCGAAGACGCTCTATTCGGAAATGGGCAATGGCGATGTTCGCAAGGTGCACTCCGTCCTGTTCGATGGCTGGCTCGCCGAACTCGGCCGGGTCATGGGTGAAGGCGACGCGCTGAGCTGGCGCAACGTGGAACGCGATGTCGATGTGTTGCCTGAAACGCGTGCCCTGATCCATGGTGAGAAGCGCATCTACGCCAGCGACAACGCCACGGGCGCAGGCGCCCAGATGGCGCTGGAATGGCAGGCCTTCACCATGCTGCGCCGCATGTACGACGGCGCGACTCTGTATAAGCACCTCTGGAATGAAGAAGACGAATTCCACGAGGCCTGTGAATACTTCTACGCCCATATTGGCGCGACCGAAAAAGAACACAAGATCGAGTCATTGCAGGCCGCCCGGCAGTTTTGCACGGACGCGGATTCAACGCTGCGCATTCAAAATGGATTTCTCGAGCACTTGCAGTTATTCGAAAAATTCTGGAACGCCATCGCACGGGAAATGCGTGCGATAGGCCGAAAAGAGCAGTTGGAGGGCGTAGGTGACGCACCTGAGAGAGGCGTGGGTTTTCAGAACTCACGCACAGTCGAAGCACTTCGGCCACGCAACGACTGA
- a CDS encoding aspartyl/asparaginyl beta-hydroxylase domain-containing protein, giving the protein MNSRIVGRFEPFISESELQKILNFTQDDSHYDEFRIGDWKTFVIWNDTGADGDGVVSDRGGLATPTSRGRGLPTLNQWITDTFDTRRLKLVRIHSLGDGVLVPHRDFVEFDPGSHPWTRIHVPIMTNDACLHSEDEQVFRMRAGEIWHLDATRLHSATNFSRARRLNVCLDFALGNDHVDSIFRIPNCLDPSIRSEKIDRPAMSQAFLDGILGLSRILTEHNYRDIVGLLSKVHFYRDVGIGHFFDWLITISQRSGLDALYEKSLAYSRFLQTERRLSERFVL; this is encoded by the coding sequence ATGAATTCTCGAATCGTTGGACGCTTTGAGCCATTTATTTCGGAATCCGAATTACAGAAGATTCTGAATTTTACTCAGGATGATTCCCACTATGATGAATTCAGGATAGGCGACTGGAAGACCTTCGTCATCTGGAACGACACCGGCGCGGATGGCGACGGCGTCGTTTCCGATCGCGGCGGGCTCGCAACACCGACATCACGAGGACGGGGGCTGCCAACGCTCAACCAGTGGATCACGGACACGTTCGACACGCGCCGCCTGAAACTGGTCCGGATTCATTCACTAGGCGATGGCGTCCTGGTCCCTCACCGGGATTTCGTGGAGTTCGATCCGGGCAGTCACCCCTGGACGCGCATTCACGTCCCGATCATGACCAATGACGCTTGCCTGCACTCGGAAGACGAGCAAGTGTTTCGCATGCGCGCCGGTGAAATCTGGCATCTCGATGCAACGCGCCTGCATTCCGCGACCAACTTCTCGCGGGCACGGCGTTTGAACGTTTGCCTCGATTTTGCACTCGGCAACGATCACGTCGATTCGATATTTAGGATACCAAATTGTCTTGATCCGTCAATACGATCTGAAAAGATTGACCGACCCGCGATGTCTCAGGCGTTCCTCGACGGCATTCTGGGTTTGTCCAGAATCCTCACGGAGCACAACTATCGGGACATTGTCGGGCTGTTGTCGAAAGTGCATTTTTATCGCGATGTCGGGATCGGTCATTTCTTCGACTGGCTGATCACCATCAGTCAGCGCTCGGGACTGGATGCGCTCTACGAGAAGTCATTGGCCTACAGCC